A portion of the Lolium rigidum isolate FL_2022 chromosome 1, APGP_CSIRO_Lrig_0.1, whole genome shotgun sequence genome contains these proteins:
- the LOC124703161 gene encoding RING-H2 finger protein ATL32-like produces MRFPVGVSLKLALIVAAPVGLTCALLYLAGVPWPMNFRIGAVLAAFLFVAGMCARARIQRLVEQETGRESMAALPREPAVGLGLAAIAGLPVYKYEKMRSGGRDGDDECSVCLAEITPREVVKQLPACTHLFHDRCIDEWLWSHRTCPVCRSPVDASTVPPSVEVAARALQSV; encoded by the coding sequence ATGCGGTTTCCGGTCGGCGTGTCGCTCAAGCTCGCGCTCATCGTCGCTGCTCCGGTGGGCCTAACGTGCGCCCTACTGTACCTCGCCGGCGTCCCCTGGCCAATGAACTTCCGCATCGGCGCCGTCCTGGCCGCCTTCCTCTTCGTCGCCGGGATGTGCGCCCGCGCTAGGATACAGCGCCTGGTCGAGCAAGAAACAGGGAGGGAGTCCATGGCCGCCCTGCCGCGGGAGCCGGCGGTCGGGCTAGGCCTGGCAGCCATCGCCGGCCTGCCGGTGTACAAGTACGAGAAGATGAGGAGCGGCGGCAGAGACGGTGACGACGAGTGCTCCGTGTGCCTCGCCGAGATTACGCCGAGGGAGGTCGTGAAGCAGCTTCCCGCGTGCACGCACCTCTTCCATGATCGGTGCATCGACGAGTGGCTATGGTCTCACAGGACGTGCCCGGTGTGCCGGTCTCCGGTTGATGCCTCCACCGTGCCGCCGTCCGTAGAAGTTGCCGCGCGTGCTCTGCAATCTGTGTAA